The following proteins are encoded in a genomic region of Tenebrio molitor chromosome 7, icTenMoli1.1, whole genome shotgun sequence:
- the Gapvd1 gene encoding GTPase-activating protein and VPS9 domain-containing protein 1, whose amino-acid sequence MKDTDGEDKEDRNVFKLLSQLRKEKLFITNEKLNIQKLNKAIKKKTDVLIESTWITTKQRLYLLSQREFTSQNYEHIKTITNSEFVEAKTLLGFQSAVKIENLLQILRTQPEQLARWLFMGEQVSDASIQYTNILQTVVTGLYSSCIFPEDTNYMLKLLYELAKLQLTKSDNPRRMLKQGTCSFKNLYFIFHEVLPAAKFFLSAALELAILRLSSYRDFYLDIDPDKTLMRYKQNENNIKAEFRDIQEYRSNVVRKLAEFTNSFICSLRENVYSFPKPIAWIVYQISKIITKSFGSKEANAIVTELIFTSYICPAIVDPEQYCICDAQITDITQHNLMQVGQILQVLALNKFESPDARFNDIYSLLDNDIVCNFMEDILFNLERDDDLPPVDISPPIIRDSSLLAEDELNNLIMFLQKVHNEMIQNDNVKKHSTLGGNSIDEQVASLVLPSSLENSPKTNKPFTNGMADNTLKKSNFRSLVTKNHTSKSREEIEENFPLTVLIFSMNVSLTEPVGLLPEEKVLNMNINVKKEVILPKPASEIITEAVNGRVEEKAPYSNYHDEGSIGNTSDNLEAISEAASNHSVASSLELENEDQNDNLSDMISANVSGRGTPNISGRDTPSSQVNDNEERPLPEARQADIAQPQPQISRQIRSEIDDKFCKFEIKKLLEGDETISIISETWSTDVLASDNETIDAGDSRMERQGLQLVDQAISEVPTGNILDISETQSESAWSTDVMASDTERLTEVDNDDAGSVAQSDDTNSVARSDDTRSETDENLITPASRRLSNSSNCYVNHVNYMNYQEYRKVEIKNDAKTTHTDNNANNVMFKSVTLTDTQQIAHNSMSFSELKTTMYNSRVSNRLQKDIAGPSGFNSSSSELLKQNCNYDERPNEILLSNCSLNSSSSGSSSNSFENKHSHTENCERWESKQWLNSSGSSLNVTSTPSESTSELSVLSVSNLNNPVNILTKKSATMLNGKSLKPSASTGAIPKSISFDMSADKGDKYLDDDHRSKRGGFFGKLRIGFKNRRGKSFRSQDDYRLENEDYPGSNKKTPNESPVKVNNAEVSEDILAKYRTKPFLDSSPMKGANGNDKSSSKVRSADENNSENVDVNNSFDDIKKKLRLVLSNTTSQTPKLIKENRLSVKSKVETILRLELGKARKLKEWSNIARISETLRFVNLLNENTCLSLLQSLQEDFVQRSVYTEYLIYSRQELLFCQSYLDGLSEQINNEKQQCEKYLSTICVRKLLLEQEAKIIQFCQEFKEISLSDEKCDYLNNFYGQLYSVMQRGGLWQDIFKNWGDVIKITLERCIMSKIYKYALYPNGDGDRDRDHVLFQHIEKLSRIISPDHKDLMIHKMFLREMPWIPAQDALKAMNAYRTPRDKVNCVVHCAKCIMDLLSFSQNAGSTTADDFTPVLVYVIIRVNPTGLLSTIQFVNSFYQNQINGEELYWWTQFCSAVEYIKTMDYSD is encoded by the exons ATGAAAGATACAGATGGAGAAGATAAGGAAGACAGAAATGTCTTCAAATTATTATCTCAATTACGGAaggaaaaattgtttataacaAATGAGAAATTGAACATTCAGAAATTAAATAAGGCG aTAAAGAAGAAAACTGATGTTTTGATAGAATCAACATGGATAACAACAAAGCAGAGACTCTACTTGCTGAGTCAGAGAGAATTCACATCTCAGAATTATGAACATATCAAGACAATTACTAATTCCGAGTTTGTAGAGGCAAAAACGCTTTTAGGCTTCCAATCTGctgtaaaaattgaaaatctacTGCAAATTTTACGTACACAGCCAGAACAATTGGCAAGATGGCTTTTTATGGGGGAACAAGTATCTGACGCTTCAATACAGTacacaaacattttacaaacTGTTGTGACTGGACTGTACTCATCATGTATATTCCCTGAAGACACAAATTATATGCTAAAGCTTCTGTATGAGCTTGCAAAGTTGCAACTCACAAAAAGCGATAATCCCAGAAGAATGCTTAAACAGGGTACTTGTTCctttaaaaatttgtattttatttttcacgaaGTCTTACCTGCCGCTAAATTCTTCCTGAGCGCCGCCCTGGAACTAGCCATTTTGCGTTTGTCATCCTATAGAGATTTTTACTTAGATATAGATCCTGATAAAACACTCATGAG atataaacaaaatgaaaacaacaTCAAAGCTGAATTCAGAGACATACAAGAGTATAGGAGCAATGTTGTGCGAAAATTAGCTGAATTCACTAATTCTTTCATTTGTTCGTTGCGCGAGAACGTCTACAGCTTTCCTAAACCGATAGCGTGGATCGTCTACCAAATATCCAAGATTATTACGAAATCGTTTGGGAGCAAGGAG GCAAACGCGATCGTTACCGAATTGATATTCACGTCGTACATTTGCCCAGCCATTGTCGACCCTGAACAATACTGTATTTGTGACGCCCAAATTACAGACATTACTCAACACAATCTTATGCAAGTCGGACAAATTCTTCAGGTTTTGGCTCTGAATAAATTCGAATCGCCTGACGCTAGATTTAACGACATATACAGCCTGTTAGATAACGACATCGTCTGCAATTTCATGGAGGACATTCTATTTAATTTGGAACGTGACGATGATTTGCCACCTGTTGATATCTCCCCGCCGATTATCAGAGACTCTTCTTTGCTGGCGGAGGATGAGTTGAACAATTTG ATTATGTTCCTGCAAAAAGTGCACAACGaaatgattcaaaatgacaACGTGAAGAAGCACTCAACTTTAGGTGGTAACTCCATAGACGAGCAAGTAGCGTCACTTGTCCTTCCGTCGTCGCTGGAAAATTCCCCAAAAACTAATAAACCTTTCACGAATGGAATGGCGGATAACACTTTGAAAAAGTCGAATTTTCGCTCGTTAG TTACAAAAAATCACACGTCAAAGTCTAGAGAGGAAATAGAGGAGAATTTCCCGCTCACTGTGTTGATTTTCTCGATGAACGTGAGCTTGACGGAACCTGTGGGATTGTTACCGGAAGAAAAGGTGTTGAACATGAACATCAATGTGAAGAAAGAAGTGATTTTGCCGAAACCTGCGTCTGAAATAATCACCGAAGCAGTAAACGGTCGTGTCGAAGAGAAGGCGCCTTATTCGAACTACCACGACGAAGGTTCCATCGGCAACACCTCCGACAATCTGGAAGCGATATCTGAAGCAGCAAGCAATCATTCCGTAGCGAGCAGTCTTGAACTAGAAAACGAAGATCAAAATGATAATCTCTCCGACATGATTTCGGCGAATGTTTCTGGTCGAGGTACGCCCAACATCTCAGGCAGGGACACTCCGAGCTCTCAGGTCAACGACAACGAAGAGCGCCCTCTACCGGAAGCCAGGCAGGCCGACATAGCCCAGCCGCAACCTCAGATCAGCAGACAGATCAGGTCGGAGATAGACGACAAGTTTTGTAAATTCGAAATTAAGAAGCTTTTGGAGGGAGACGAGACGATCTCGATCATCTCCGAGACGTGGAGCACCGACGTGTTGGCTTCGGACAACGAGACTATCGATGCGGGGGATTCTAGAATGGAAAGGCAAGGATTGCAGCTTGTTGATCAAGCTATAAGTGAAGTCCCCACCGGGAATATTTTGGATATTTCGGAAACACAAAGCGAGAGTGCTTGGTCGACCGACGTTATGGCGTCGGACACGGAGAGGTTAACCGAAGTCGATAACGACGATGCAGGAAGTGTCGCCCAGTCCGACGATACAAACAGTGTTGCGAGATCGGACGACACTCGGTCTGAAACCGACGAGAATTTGATAACACCAGCAAGCAGGAGGTTATCGAATTCGTCAAATTGTTACGTAAACCATGTGAATTACATGAACTATCAGGAATACAGGAAAGTCGAGATTAAGAACGATGCGAAAACGACACACACCGACAACAACGCCAACAACGTGATGTTCAAATCGGTCACTTTGACAGATACGCAACAGATCGCGCACAACTCGATGTCATTTTCGGAGCTCAAGACGACAATGTACAACAGTCGGGTGTCGAACAGGCTGCAGAAAGACATAGCAGGCCCCAGCGGTTTCAACTCCAGTTCCTCAGAACTGCTGAAACAAAACTGTAACTACGACGAGAGACCGAACGAGATCCTGCTGAGCAACTGCAGCCTGAATTCGAGTTCGAGCGGCAGCAGCAGCAACAGTTTCGAAAACAAGCACTCCCACACGGAGAACTGCGAACGCTGGGAGAGCAAACAGTGGTTGAACAGTTCCGGAAGCAGTCTGAACGTGACGTCGACTCCGTCGGAGAGCACGAGCGAGTTGTCGGTTTTGAGCGTCAGCAATCTGAACAACCCCGTTAACATCTTGACGAAGAAGAGCGCCACCATGTTGAACGGCAAGAGTTTGAAGCCGTCTGCCTCCACCGGGGCCATCCCCAAGAGTATTAGTTTTGATATGAGCGCCGACAAGGGCGACAAATATCTCGACGACGACCATAGGAGCAAGCGGGGCGGGTTCTTCGGGAAGTTGAGAATAGGGTTCAAAAATCGAAGAGGGAAGTCGTTCCGCAGTCAGGACGACTATCGGTTAGAGAACGAGGATTATCCAGGATCGAACAAGAAAACTCCCAATGAATCTCCAGTCAAAGTGAACAATGCAG AAGTGTCGGAAGATATTCTAGCAAAGTATAGAACTAAACCGTTTTTGGATAGTAGTCCCATGAAAGGGGCCAATGGTAATGACAAGTCGTCGTCGAAAGTGAGATCTGCTGATGAAAATAATTCCGAGAATGTTGATGTTAATAATAGTTTTGATGATATTAAGAAAAAACTGCGTTTAGTATTAAGTAATACCACTTCACAAACCCCTAAGCTTATTAAg GAAAATAGGTTATCTGTGAAAAGTAAGGTCGAAACAATTCTTAGATTAGAATTAGGTAAGGCTAGAAAGTTGAAAGAATGGTCCAACATAGCCAGAATCTCAGAAACTCTAagatttgttaatttgttgaatgAGAACACCTGCCTGAGCTTATTGCAATCGTTACAAGAAGATTTCGTGCAACGCTCAGTTTACACCGAATATTTAATCTACTCCCGTCAAGAGCTTCTGTTTTGCCAGTCGTATCTCGACGG CCTAAGCGAACAAATCAATAACGAGAAACAACAATGCGAGAAGTATCTAAGCACGATCTGCGTGAGGAAATTGTTGTTGGAACAGGAAGCCAAAATAATCCAATTTTGCCAAGAGTTCAAAGAGATTAGCCTGTCCGACGAAAAGTGTGattatttgaataatttttacgGACAGTTGTATTCGGTAATGCAGCGAGGCGGATTGTGGcaggatattttcaaaaattggggTGACGTTATTAAAATTACCTTGGAACGTTGCATCATGAGTAAAATCTACAAGTACGCTCTCTACCCCAACGGGGACGGCGATCGGGACAGGGATCA tgtttTGTTTCAACACATTGAGAAATTGTCGCGGATTATTAGTCCAGATCACAAAGATCTTATGATCCACAAGATGTTTTTGCGCGAGATGCCCTGGATACCCGCTCAAGACGCTCTGAAAGCCATGAACGCTTACCGCACCCCTAGAGATAAAGTGAATTGTGTGGTGCATTGCGCAAAGTGCATCATGGATTTGCTGTCGTTCTCACAAAATGCCGGATCCACAACGGCAGATGATTTCACGCCCGTGCTTGTTTATGTTATAATCAGG GTGAATCCCACCGGTCTTCTGTCCACAATACAATTCGTAAACAGTTTCTACCAAAACCAAATCAACGGAGAAGAGCTTTATTGGTGGACGCAATTTTGTTCAGCAGTGGAATATATTAAAACTATGGATTATTCTGATTGA
- the Cyt-b5 gene encoding cytochrome b5 translates to MTAQYSYADVKKHNDNQSTWIVIHNNIYDVTAFLNEHPGGEEVLLEQAGKDGSEAFEDVGHSSDARELMKKYKIGEITEAERKPVKEKNVDWTNSASPSSASQSSFKSWILPVTLGLLATIIYRIYFQSH, encoded by the exons ATGACGGCCCAATATTCCTATGCAGATGTGAAGAAACACAACGATAATCAAAGCACTTGGATTGTAATTCACAACAATATATACGACGTTACAGCATTTCTAAACGAG CATCCAGGTGGTGAAGAAGTGCTTCTGGAACAAGCCGGAAAAGACGGAAGTGAAGCGTTTGAAGACGTAGGTCATTCGAGCGATGCCCGAGAACttatgaaaaaatacaagATCGGAGAGATCACCGAAGCGGAAAGAAAACCCGTCAAAGAAAAGAATGTTGACTGGACCAATAGCGCATCTCCATCGTCTGCCTCACAGAG CTCCTTCAAATCTTGGATTTTGCCCGTCACTCTCGGTTTATTGGCTACGATAATCTATCGCATATACTTCCAATCACACTAA